Genomic DNA from Gimesia aquarii:
TTCAAACCGCCTGAAAAAACGATCCCCGACGCGATTGGTAACCAGCGGATGGAGTGGTACGAAGCCTGTAAGGGGAATGGAAAAACGCTCTGTCACTTCGATTACGCGGCTCCCTTGACCGAAACGATCCTTCTGGGAAATCTGGCGTTTCGAGTCGGCCAGAAAATTGAATGGGATGCAGAAAAAATGGATGCTTCCAACACAACCGCAGCAGCACAATACGTTCAACGAGAATATCGCACAGGCTGGACACTCTAAAATGACGAGTAACAACATGAAAACTCAGCTTTTGAATTTCAGGCAAAAATTGATTATCACTTGCGCTGCAATTCTGTTTTTTATTGAAGGTGTTTCCACTTTGCAGGCGGGACCTGCTTTGCTCCTCGAAGTATCTGCTGGGAAACAGGCGAGACAAAACTGTGTTGTGTCAATTCCAGTACCAAAACTGTTGGAAAATCAACCGGATCTGACACTCTTTCGAGTCGATACGGGAACCGAAATACCCGTTCAAATCGGTTTGACAGGAGAACAGCGAGAACTGGTGTGGATTTTACGTGAACAATTGCCAGCGGGATCGAAACGAAAGTATCGTCTGCTTGCAGGACCGCGGGAGAGAGAACAAACGTCAGGAGTGACGGTGGAGGATGATGGAAAACATTTGAACGTGAAAGTCGATGGCAAGCCCGTACTGACATACAATCACGCCGTGGTTAAAGCACCCAAACGAGATCAGGCTTATTATGACAAGAGCGGGTACATTCACCCCTTATATACCCCCTCCGGCAAAGTGATTACCGATGACTTCAATCCCAACCACGCGCATCAACACGGAATCATGTTTTCGTGGCGGAAAATTTTGTTTGAGGGGAGAGAGAATAATGGCTGGGATCAGAAGTCGCAGTTAGGCAAAGTCGAGCATAATCAGATCAACTCTTTCACAGGCGGGCCTGTGTTTGGTTCGTTTACAACGACCATTGATCATATCGATCTGACGAAAAAAACAGGTCCGGTGACGATGTTGAAAGAAACGTGGCAGGTTCGAGTGTTTGCTTTGAAAGATCACTTTCTGTTTGATATTAATTCAGTACAGAATTGTGCAACCGGCAAACCGGTTACCATACAGAAAGTCCACTATGGGGGGATGACGATCCGCGGTCTTGCAGACTGGCATGAGAATCATCAATACGATTATCTCACCAGCGAAGGCAAAAACAAAACAAACGGAAATCAATCCCGTCCACACTGGGTGGAAATGTATGGCCCCCTGGGTGCTGAAACGGCTGGTGTGACGATTTTAAGTCACCCGGGGAACTTCCGATTCCCTCAGCCGGTAAGATTGCATCCCAGTATGCCTTATTTTTGTTTTGCTGTCGCAGCCGTGGATGCATTTACGATTGAGCCGGGAAAGCCATACGTTTCACGTTATCGTTACTATGTGCATGATGGAAAACCGAGTGCAAAACGAGATCAGCACTTGTGGGAAGACTATGCACACCCACCGACAGTCAAAATCGTTTCAGAATAACGCTTGAATTAAAGCCTGACGACTATTTGATTGATTCAATCATCTTTACGATTTCTTCTTCGTTATATTCGTCAGCTTGAATCTGTAGCATTATGAAGGCAGGACCACCTTTACCAGGGAAAACTCCTGTGACCTGATGAAACTTCGTTTTATCTTGATCGGTTCCCTCAGCAAAGGTGAAATTGAGTTTTTTGCCTTTAATCATGAATTCGCGTGTCTCTTCCTTTGTGATATCGAGCTGGCGTTGATTCTGATTTTGATTTTGATTATTCAGGCTATCGCGGAACTCTTTCTCCATATCAATCATGCCATCGTCGGGGACAGAGAGACTCATTAGGATCAAGACCCCTTGTTTGGATACAGGCTCGTACATGGCCATTTTCATGCCTTTGCCAACGACGCTAAACGTGACACCTGCCATGGGTTTGAAGGTCTCAGGAATCGTAATTTCTGTGATTTCATTTTGGATGGTGATGATCTCTGCTTTTTTCTCCGTCACCTTCATTTTGATGTCCATGTTTCTGGCAGCATAGAACAGACCACCACAACATAGTAACAGGCATAGAGAACCAGCACCAAGAATGATTAATAAGACCTTAACCCCCTTGCTCATCCCCGGCTTGGGCTGAGCTGAGAATTCGTCTGGTTGTGAGTCATTGTCTTCGGAGTAAAAGTTATCGTTTGACATCAGTGGTTATGGCCTTTCCCAAGCGTGCAGATCATTTTGAGTATTCAGAATGCTACTTACTCATCAGTCGTGAGTGGAGTACACATCGAGAATCTCTAACAGAACAGAGCAAGTTTATAAAGAATCACTTGAAGAAACGAGCGAAATTCAAAAGTGGATCATAAAAAATTGAGAATTATGACCAATCTTCTTCCTGCTGTGCGGCCCTTTGGCGTTCTTCTTCACGCCATTGCTTTTGCAGTTTCCGCCTTTCGCGTTTGCTTAGTCCTTTTAACAGTTCCGGATCATGTCCTGAGTCGACGCGGATGTTCTTTTTCTGAACCTTTGATTTTTGTTTTCCAGCTGGTTGGGTTTGAACGGTTTTTTGGGACGAACGCGGAGCTGATTTTTTCTCTGGGGGAGTAGTGGTCACCTCATTGACAGCCTCAGGAGTTGGCGTGGGCTTGCTGCGCGACGCACGTTTCACCGGTCGAGAAGGCTTTGGATCAGGAGAAGCTGCTTTTGTTTCTTCTTCTTCGATTTTTTTAAGGGATTGTTTTTCTTTCTGTCTGAATGCTTTCGCAACGCACTTGGCTTTGCGTTTAATACGTCGACGATGCAGATAATTGGCAAACAGCTGTCTGGATCGTGAGGGAACCTTTTCTGGAAGATCGATTGATCGGTAGAGCAGGTGGTGCGTATGTAAGATGAGGCTGGTGAATAAGCTCCAATGTGCAAAAAAGAGCAGACCTGCCCCGATCTGAAGATGGTGTGCTTCCCAGGGGATTAAATTTCCCGTCAGCGTCAACGTCAGACTGGCTACGTAAGCAGCCACCGCAATAATCGTAAAATTCAGGCCTGCACGGTCTCCCCGCATTTCAAGATAAGCCATCAGCGAAACACTCAAGCCGATACATAATGCAGGAATCAGCCAGGCCAGAAGTTGAGTATGTGGTCCCCAATCAAACAGCCTCAATTCAATGACGCTTGATGCCCAGACGTGATGTAATTGAGTTGTGGTGCAAACTGCGAACAAAAAGATTCCTGCGGCAACCCACTTCCACAGACGGTGTCTTCCTGAAAAATCATGTAGACTTTGCGTACGAAGTGACCCAATCAAGAGCGAAAGCTGGCCTGATACAAAAAGGAGAGCTCCGGTCAGATACACAGGAAGAGGGCTGTGTTCGAGTGACAGAAATTCAGACAGAGCAGATCCGGAAGCAGAAAATTGAGGACGATAAATATCAGCGGCAATGAAACCGGAAAAACACAAAAAAACTGGCAAGTAATACAGAGAGAGTTTCCACCGTTTGGGGAAGATCAATGTACGTAAAGGAAACTGGCCTGCTGCAAAGCGATGTGTTCGCGCAATGTTGTGTGATGTAGATTCATCACTCGAGTCATTGAGAGACTCTGAAGATTCCGACGCTAATCTTCGGCGTCGGCGTTCATCCATGGATCGGGAGCCAGCAAATCCTGTAGACATTGAAACTCTGTTTGATCCTTCAACCAGATCTTTGTCGTCAATTTTATCTTACGGAAAATGATAGGGAAGAACGATTTTCCGATCTCAGTATCCATACTGAGGTGAATTTCCAATGTGACTTTATAAAAAAGGCACCTTATTCTTTTCTCATCGGTAGGGAGCGAATTCCCACACGAGTCAGGATCTGTATTTTGCTTGGTCAGAGGGAAGGCATGTTTGTTGTGTTTGCTGCATTTGGATTAACTCATAACCATTCTATGATTCTTAATCTCAACCTAAAATTTCTATCTATCTTAAACTGTCTAATTTGTTGCTGGTTTTTATCCTTATAATTACAAGGTTAAACTGTTGTCAGTGTTGCTAACGTTTTTATTATAAATGGTTTAGGGTTATTTCAGCTTCGGACGGTGGGTGAGTCCTCTTCGAGTGCTGCAATGTCTATAATAGGGATTTAAAACGGGCCTCTACGAATTCAAATTAATGGAGTGTTACATGTCTGTGAAATGGAATCTGTTTCTCGCAATC
This window encodes:
- a CDS encoding DUF6807 domain-containing protein, with amino-acid sequence MKTQLLNFRQKLIITCAAILFFIEGVSTLQAGPALLLEVSAGKQARQNCVVSIPVPKLLENQPDLTLFRVDTGTEIPVQIGLTGEQRELVWILREQLPAGSKRKYRLLAGPREREQTSGVTVEDDGKHLNVKVDGKPVLTYNHAVVKAPKRDQAYYDKSGYIHPLYTPSGKVITDDFNPNHAHQHGIMFSWRKILFEGRENNGWDQKSQLGKVEHNQINSFTGGPVFGSFTTTIDHIDLTKKTGPVTMLKETWQVRVFALKDHFLFDINSVQNCATGKPVTIQKVHYGGMTIRGLADWHENHQYDYLTSEGKNKTNGNQSRPHWVEMYGPLGAETAGVTILSHPGNFRFPQPVRLHPSMPYFCFAVAAVDAFTIEPGKPYVSRYRYYVHDGKPSAKRDQHLWEDYAHPPTVKIVSE